The segment GCGCAGACTGCCACCCGATGCGTGCAGCGGTGGTCCTGCCGGCGTGCGGCCGACATCCCGGCGGCGACCTCGGCCTGCGGCGGCGGAGACAGGGCGGCGGCCGCCGCCCGGGGATACAGCAGGTAGCGGCCGCGGACGTGCGCGAAGCGGCGGAGATCCTCCTGCCAGGCTGCGGCGAGCGACGCGGCGCTGCGGCCCCGTAACAATCCCGTGCGTACGACGTCGGTGCCCCACACCAGGTCGAACCGATACCGCCCCGAGGTTGGTCGGTCAAACCGCAGCGCGGCGGGATGCGTGTCCCGGATGGCGGCCAGGATGTAGACGGCGGTGGTAGCCGGCAGGAACCGGCGGGGGTCGGTGACCACCAGCCGCACGCCGGCGCTGCGGCGGCGGCCTGAGCCGGCGCGGTGGGGCACAAACCGCACGCCGGGCAGACCCGAGGCGTTCAGCCGGCCGGCCAGCCGCTCGGGATTCACCCCCGGCGCCGTGACGGTCTCAAACGGCACGGCGGCTCCCGCGCCCACCAGCAGGCTGGTCCCTTCCAGCATGCCGGTGGCGGCGTGCAGGCGCGCCGCCGCGGGGGACGTGATCATCGGCGAGGGCCGGACCCACGCCAGCCCCGTGTCCTCCCAGCGCATCCCCGGCCGCCAGCCGGCCATCGGGACCACCAGCAGGCGCGCCCCGATGCGGAACTCGTCGTTGAATAGCCGCGCCAGCTCCCCC is part of the Armatimonadota bacterium genome and harbors:
- a CDS encoding DUF1343 domain-containing protein; its protein translation is MPTPFRPGIRHCAIVLLAVFAAASPAAPSAAPRVAPGVDVLLASYGNLLAGKRVGLITHRAAVGADGWPTAMLLALDPRIRVVSLFAPEHGLTGTVPAGVPVPGGTLGGVPVYSLYGTSRRPTPEMLADLDALVFDLQDVGARAYTYISSLALAMQAAADRGLLFVVLDRPNPLGGEQMDGPLLDPRFASFIGVYPIPAVHGMTVGELARLFNDEFRIGARLLVVPMAGWRPGMRWEDTGLAWVRPSPMITSPAAARLHAATGMLEGTSLLVGAGAAVPFETVTAPGVNPERLAGRLNASGLPGVRFVPHRAGSGRRRSAGVRLVVTDPRRFLPATTAVYILAAIRDTHPAALRFDRPTSGRYRFDLVWGTDVVRTGLLRGRSAASLAAAWQEDLRRFAHVRGRYLLYPRAAAAALSPPPQAEVAAGMSAARRQDHRCTHRVAVCAAQAGAAVGP